The Amycolatopsis methanolica 239 nucleotide sequence TTCTCCGCGGCCCTGTCCGAGGTCGCCGACCCGCGTTACGCCGGCACCGCCCTCACCGCGATGACCGCCGCCGGGTTCGTCGTCAGCGCGATCACCATCCAGCTGCTCCCGCTGCTCGCCGACCTCACCGGCTGGCGCGACGCGGTCACCCTGCTGTCGATCGGCCCGCTCCTCGGCGCTGTCGCGATGGTCAGCGTTCGTGCAGCAGCAGGAGCCCGTACGCCGCGATCGACTGGGCGTCCGTGATCTCCCCGCGCGCGATCATCTTCTCGAACTCGTCCCGGCTGAACCACGCCGTGCGCATGTCCTGTTCCTCGTGCTCACGCTCGTGCGGGCCCTCGACCAGCTCCGTCGCCAGGTAGACCCGGCCGCGCTGGCTCGACATGCCCGGCGCGACGTCCAGCAGCCCGAGGTCGGTCAGTGAACCGGCCACCAGCCCGGTTTCCTCCCGCAGCTCACGCGCCGCCAGCTCCAGCGGGTCCAGCTCGGCCAGCCCGGGCGCGGTGCCCTGCGGGAACTCCCAGCGCCGCAGGCCGAGCGGGTACCGGTACTGCTCGACCAGGTGCAGCCGGTCGCCGTCGAGCGGGACGACCAGCGCGTAGTCCGGCTTGTCGACGACGCCGTAGATGCCGGTCGAGCCGTCCGGGCGGCGGATGCCGTCCTCGCGCACCGTCATCCAGTTGTTCCGGTACACCTCGCGGGAGCCGAGCCGTTCGATGGGATCCACGCGACCAGTCTGCCGAAGCATCTTCTACCCTCGCCGGGTGCGTCTCGTGATCGCTCGTTGCCAAGTGGACTACGCCGGCCGTCTGACGGCCCACCTCCCGATGGCCACCCGGTTGCTGCTCATCAAGGCGGACGGCTCGGTGTCGGTGCACTCCGACGACCGCGCCTACAAGCCGCTGAACTGGATGAGCCCGCCCTGCTGGCTCATCGAGGACGGCGACGTCTGGACGGTGCAGAACAAGGCGGGCGAGAAGCTCGTCATCACCATCGAAGAGCGGATCGACGAGATCAGCCACGACCTGGGGGCCGAGCCGGGCCTGCAGAAGGACGGCGTCGAGGCGCACCTGCAGGAGCTGCTCGCCGAGCACATCACCACGCTCGGCGAGGGGTACACGCTGGTCCGCCGCGAGTACCCGACGGCGATCGGGCCGGTCGACATCCTGGCCCGCGACGCCGACGGCGGCTCGGTGGCGGTGGAGATCAAGCGCCGCGGGGAGATCGACGGCGTCGAGCAGCTGACCCGCTACCTGGAGCTGCTCAACCGCGACCCGCTGCTGGCGCCGGTGCAGGGCGTGTTCGCCGCGCAGCTGATCAAGCCGCAGGCGCGCACCCTTGCCGAGGACCGCGGCATCCGCTGCCTGACGCTGGACTACGACGCCCTCCGCGGTACCGAATCCGACGATCTCCGCCTGTTCTGAACACGCGGATTCGCCGCACCACGCCGGACGTGGTGCGGCGAATCCCCGTTCACATCACATGCTGTTGACGATCGCGCTGATCAGGTTGATCAGGCCGTAGACCAGGTCGTTCAGGCTCACCGGGGTCCTCCCTCGAAAATTGTCAACGGTGGGTACGCCGCCGTATCCGGCGACCGGCGAAGGCAATCGAAGGCGCATTGCCGCTGGGTAACGGGCGCTTTCCGCGACGTTTCGCATCTCCCATGACGTGGATCACGATCACGATCGGGCGCCGAGTTGCGCTGGGTGACGCCGCGCTGTTGGGTTGTCACCGGTTTGATCTCGACACGGTCAAGGCGCACCCGCTGGCGTGCACGGCTGGGATACCGCGTAGTAATGTGCGCTCGTCACTCGATCGTGGTGATTTTTGTTCGGAGATGTTGGACTCCCGGAGGTGGCATCGGTGCCCGTCCTAGCCGCAGCGAACCTGCGACTTGATGCGCACGCGATCGACTACGTGTTGCTCGCGTTCTACTTCGTGCTGGTGCTCGGCATCGGCTACCTGGCCCGGAAACAGGTGTCGAGCAGCATCGACTTCTTCCTGTCCGGCCGTTCCCTGCCTGCCTGGGTCACCGGGCTCGCCTTCATCTCCGCCAACCTCGGCGCCATCGAAGTGATGGGGATGTCGGCCAACGGCGCGCAGTACGGCCTGCCGACGGCCCACTACTTCTGGATCGGCGCGATCCCGGCGATGCTGTTCCTCGGCATCGTGATGATGCCCTTCTACTACGGGTCGAAGGTCCGCAGCGTGCCGGAGTTCATGCGGCGCCGCTTCGGCACCGGCGCCCACCTGACGAACGGCATCAGCTTCGCGCTGGCCCAGATCCTCATCGCGGGCGCGAACCTGTACCTGCTGGCCAGCGTGGTGAACCTGCTGCTGGGCTGGCCGATCTGGGTGTCGATCGTCGTCGCCGCCGTCATCGTGCTCGCCTACACCGCGCTCGGCGGCCTGTCCGCCGCGATCTACAACGAGGTGCTGCAGTTCTTCGTCATCGTCGCCGCGCTGGTGCCGCTGACGATCGTCGGCCTCTACAAGGTCGGCGGCTGGGACGGCCTGGTCGACAAGGTCTCCGGCGGCCCCGGCGGCGCGGCCCAGCTGGAATCCTGGCCGGGCAACCAGCTCACCGGCTTCGGCAGCAACTTCCTGTCCGTGCTGGGCCTGGTGTTCGGTCTCGGGTTCGTGCTGTCCTTCGGTTACTGGACGACGAACTTCGTCGAGGTCCAGCGCGCGATGGCGTCGAAGAGCATGTCGGCGGCCCAGCGCACCCCGATCATCGGCGCGTTCCCGAAGATGCTGATTCCGTTCATCGTGATCATCCCGGGCATGATCGCCGCGGTCACCGTGACCGAGCTGCAGGGCGAGAACAAGCAGGCCCTGATCGACGGCGGCTCCGCGCCCAGCGGCGCGACCTTCAACGACGCGCTGTTGCTGCTGATGCGCGATCTGCTGCCCAACGGTGTGCTCGGTGTCGCCATCGCCGGTCTGCTGGCCTCCTTCATGGCGGGCATGGCGGCGAACCTGAGCTCGTTCAACACGGTCTTCACGTACGACATCTGGCAGGCCTACATCAAGAAGGACAAGCCGGACTCGTACTACCTGAACATGGGCCGCTGGGTCACCGCGGGCGCCACGGTCCTGGCCATCGGCACGGCGGCCATCGCGTCGCAGTACTCGAACCTGATGGACTACCTGCAGCAGCTGTTCTCGTTCTTCAACGCGCCGCTGTTCGCCACGTTCATCCTCGGCATGTTCTGGAAGCGCATGACCCCGGCCGCGGCCTGGATCGGTCTGCTGTCCGGTACCGCGTCGGCCATCGTGGTGTTCCTGCTCGCCGAGACCGGCGTGTGGGACCTGCCCGGCCAGGGCGCCAGCTTCATCGGCGCCGGTGCGGCGTTCGTGGTCGACATCGCGGTCAGCGTGGCGGTCACGATGGTGACCAAGCCGCGCGAGGCCTCCGAGCTGACCGGCCTGGTCTACTCGCTGACCCCGCGGGAGTCGCTCAAGCGCTCCACCACCGGCGAGGACGCGGGCTGGTACCGCAACCCGGGCCTGCTCGCGGGCATCGTCCTGGTCCTCACGATCGCGCTGAACATCGCCTTCTAGGAGGTTGGCAGACATGGCTAGCGAAACCCCCGTGCGCACGCGCCGCGCAGGCGCGTTCGACATCCGGCTGATCATCGCGCTGCTGACCGGTGTGTACGGCGTGGTCCTGACGATCATGGGCATCGCGTTCACCGACGACGCCGAGCTGCAGAAGGCGGCGGGCGTGAACATCAACCTGTGGGCCGGCATCGGCATGCTGATCTTCACCGCGCTGTTCGTGCTGTGGGCCGTGCTGCGGCCGATCCGGGTCCCGGTGCCGGAAGGCGACGAGACCCCGGCCGGATAGGCAGGTTCGGAACATCCCGGCGAGGCCGGGCGGCTACGGTGCACCGCGTGCACCATGTCGCCCGGCCTCGCCGTTTCGTCCCCGTGGTCCTGCTCGCACTGACCGTTTCCGCGTGCGCCGGACCGGACCTCGGCAAGCAGAACTTCCCGCGCACGACCGTCACGCAGACCAGCGTCGCCACCGGTCCGGTCGACGACGCCGCGGTCAGCACGGACGCGCTGCGCACCGTCGACCCGTGCGGGGTGCTGCAGGGCGACACCGTCACCGGCGTCGGCACGCCGGTCGAGGACAGCCTCCACCCGACCGGGCTGGACGGCTGCGCCGTCGAGGTCACCGACGCGGGCGGCAAGGAGGCCCGGTTGAGCCTCACGATGGGGGAGACGCTCCTGCTGTCCTCCACGACCCCGGTCGGCACCGTCGAAGGCCTGCCGGTCGTCGAGAGCGACCTGGACGACCCGGACACCACCGAGAACGAGGGTTGCGTGGTCACCGCGGTCACCTCCGAGACGCCTGCCATCGGCATCTCCGTCCAGGTCACCTACCAGGGCGGGGACGCCTGTGGCGCCGGCCTGACCGTCATCCGCGAGGTCGTCGCCGAGATGCACGGCTCGCCGCCCCGGATGACCCGCGCGGCGAACTCGGCCGTGCCGCTCGACCCGTGCACGCTGGTGGACGATGCGGTCGCCGCCGAGGTCCTCGGCCGCAGCACCGAGAAGCGGCCCGGCGGCCTGCACGAGTGCCACTGGTCGGGCGGCAACGCCACTGGTTACCTGCGGATCTCCGAGGCCGTCGAGCCCTCCGACGGCGACGACGGAACGCGCGTCGACCTGGGCGGCGGGATCACCGGCTACCAGGAGAAGCGGACCACGGCGGGCAACAGCTGCACCATCGCGTGGACCCACTTGCGGACCGGCGACGGCGAGGGCGAGGTCGTGAAGTTCGAGTACGACAACTTCCACGACGACGCCGCCGAGGACGACTCGTGCGGGAAAGCGCGGCGCATTGTCGACACGATCCTGCCCAAGCTGCCCAAGTCCTGATAGGAAAGGGGCGACGACGGAGTCAGGAGGCGGGCATGAAAAAGATCATCAACGATCCGGCCGACGTGGTCACCGAGTCGCTGCGCGGGCTGGCCGCCGCGCACGCGGACATCCTGCGTGTTCAGGAGGACCCGAACGTGGTCGTGCGCGCCGACGCGCCGGTGGACGGCAAGGTCGCGGTGATTTCCGGCGGCGGGTCCGGGCACGAGCCGTTGCACGGCGGGTTCGTCGGCGTCGGCATGCTCGACGCGGCGGTGCCCGGCGCGGTGTTCACCTCGCCCACGCCGGACGCGGTGCAGGCCGCCATCAGCGCGACCACCGGCGCGGCAGGCGCCCTGTTGATCGTCAAGAACTACACCGGTGACGTGCTGAACTTCGAGACCGCGGGCGAGCTGGCCGCGGCGGAGGACCTGGAAGTGCGCAGCGTGGTGATCGACGACGACGTCGCGGTCGCCGATTCGACCTACACCGCGGGACGCCGGGGCGTCGGCGGCACGGTGCTGCTGGAGAAGATCGCCGGCGCCGCGGCCGAGCGGGGCGACTCGCTGGACGCGGTGGAAGCGCTGGCGCGCAAGGTCATCGGCCAGGTGCGGTCGATCGGGGTCGCGCTCACCGCGCCGACCGTGCCGCACGTCGGCGAGCCCAGCTTCGACCTCGGCGCCGACGAGATCGAGTTCGGCATCGGCATCCACGGCGAGCCGGGCCGCGAGCGGATCAAGGCCGAGCCCGCCGACGAGCTGGTGGCGCGCATGGTCGGTGCGGTCGTCGAGGACCTGCCGTTCACCGAGGGCGACCGGGTGCTGCTGTTCACCAACTCGATGGGCGCCACCCCGCTGGTCGAGCTGTACCTCGCGCACGGCATCGCCGAGCGGCTGCTGGCCGATCGCGGCATCATGGTCGAACGCCGGCTGGTGGGCCCCTACATCACCAGCCTGGAGATGCAGGGCATCAGCCTGACCCTGCTGAAGCTCGACGACGAGCTGACCGAACTGTGGGACGCGCCGGTGAACACCGCCGCATTGCGCTGGAAGGCCTGAGGACATGGGATGCACGCCGGAGGGCGTCGCGAACGCGTTGCGGGGCGCCGCGGCCGTGATCGCCGAGCACCGCGCCGAACTGATCGAACTCGACCGGGCGATCGGGGACGGTGACCACGGCGAGAACATGAACCGCGGGTTCCAGGCCGTGGTGGCCGCGCTGGACAGCGCCCTGCCGGAGACGCCGGGCGGGGTGCTCAAGCTCGCGGCGACGACGCTGATCTCGAAGGTCGGCGGCGCGGCGGGGCCGTTGTACGGCACGGCTTTCCTGCGGGCGTCGACCGTGGTGTCGAACCAGCCGGAGCTGGGCGCGGCGGAGGTCGTGGCCGCGTTGCGGGCGGGGCTGGAAGGCGTGCGGGCGCGCGGCAAGGCGGTGGAGGGCGACAAGACGATGGTCGACGCGCTGCTGCCCGCGGTCGCGGCGGCGGAGAAGGCGGGCGGCGGGGACGTCGCGGCCGTCCTGTCGGCGGCCGCCGAGGGCGCGGCCACCGGCGCCGAGTCCACTGTGGACCTGGTCGCGCGGAAGGGCAGGGCGTCCTACCTCGGCGAGCGCAGCGCGGGTCACCTCGACCCGGGTGCACGCTCGACGTCGCTGCTGCTCGCCGCGTTCGCCGAGGCGGCCCGATGAGCGTCGGCCTGGTGCTGGTGTCGCACAGCGCGAAGCTCGCCGAAGGGGTCGCCGAGGTCGCCGCGCAGATGGCGCCCGACGTGACGATCGTGCCGGCGGGCGGGCTGCCCGGCGGCGGGATCGGCACGGACTACGACTCGGTGGTGGCTGCCGTGCAGCGCGCCGATTCCGGGTCCGGGGTCGTGCTGCTCTACGACCTGGGCAGCGCGCAGATGACGGCGGAGCTCGCGGTCGAATCGCTGGCGGACCCGTCCGCCGTCGGGGTGGCGGACGCGCCGCTGGTGGAGGGCACGGTCGCGGCGGCGGTGGCGGCGCAGAACGGAGCCGACCGGGCCGGGGTGCTGGAAGCCGCCACGGCGGCCGCCGCGCCCCCGGAGCTGGCCGCGCCGGCGGAGCAGGCCACGGATTGCGTGGAGCTGACGCTGACCAACGAGGTGGGCCTGCACGCCCGCCCCGCGGCGGTGCTGGCACGCAGCCTGGCCGAGCTGGAGGCCGAGGTGAGCGTGCGGCTGGGCGACCAGGAGGCCGACGCGCACAGCGTGCTGGCGCTGATGGCGCTCGGCGCCCGGAAGGGGGACCGGATCGAGGTGCGCGCGGGCGGCCCCCAGGCGGCCGAGGCGCTGCGCGTGGTGCAGGACCTGGTGGAGGACAACTTCGGCGACCCCGCCTGACGGTTCGCCTGCCGTTTCGCCGCTGGGCCGCACGCGGCCCTCGCGGCGCCTCCACGCGCTCCTGACCGCGGCCCCGCGCTTGCCGGCCGTGCGGCGCTGGCGGTCGCGAGCGCGGCGCTCGCGGTCTCGAGCCATGCGTCCCTGGCCCGCGAGCCCGCGCCGCTGGTCGCAGGTCTGCACTCGTCGCCGCGAGTCCCACGCTCCTGGCCGCCTGTTCCCCACTCGCCAGCGCGAGTCCCACCTTCACGATCGACACCCGTATCCGGCCGGACTGCGATCCGCGTCCACGCCGCCGCCCGTCTCCCGGTACCAAGCCCAGCGGCGGTGGAACTCGCGCGGGTACACCTGATTCGATACACCTCCCGTCCGGTCGCCCCGCGTGGCACCATCGAGGGCTACCGACGAGTAACCCGGAGGCCGCTATGGCGCGGACGATCGAAACGGCAGGCGTGGTCGGGCTCGGCACGATGGGCTCCGGGATCGCGGAGGTCCTGGCCCGCAGCGGCATCCGGGTGATCGGCGTCGAGGTGGACTCCGCCGCGGTGACGCGCGCCCGCGGGCACGTCGAGCAGTCCACGGCCCGCGCGCTCACCGGCGGCAAGCTCGACGAGACGACCGCGCGGCCCTCCTGACCCACATCACCTACACCACCTCGCTGACCGACCTCGCCGAAGCCGACCTGGTCATCGAGGCCGTCCCGGAGAGCCTCGACCTCAAGGCCGAGGTGTTCGCCCAGCTGGACAAGATCGTCGGACCCGGCGCGGTCCTCGCGTCGAACACGTCGTCCCTGTCGGTCACCGAGATCGGCGTGCACACCTCGCGCCCCGGCAAGGTCGTCGGGATGCACTTCTTCAACCCGGCGCCCGTGCTCAGGCTGGTCGAGATCGTCCGGACCGTCGTCACCGAGCCGGACGTGATCGCCGACGTCACCGGGTTCGCCGAGCGCCTCGGCAAGACGCCGGTCGTGATCGGCGACCGCGCCGGGTTCATCGCCAACGCCCTGCTGTTCGGCTACCTCAACCACGCGGTGCGGATGTTCGAGCAGCGCTACGCCACGCGCGAGGATCTCGACGCGGCGATGCGCCTCGGCTGCGGGTACCCGATGGGCCCGCTCGCGTTGCTCGACCTGATCGGGCTGGACACCGCATACGAGATCCTCGAGTCGATGTACCGGCAGTCGCGCAACCGGCTGCACGCGCCCGTGCCGCTGCTCAAGCAGATGATCACCGCGGGCCTGCTCGGCCGGAAGTCCGGTCGCGGGTTCTACACCTACGAGGGCCCGGACTCACCGGTCGTCGTTGACTCGGCGCCTGGCGTCGCACCCGTGGACCCCGGTGAAGTGCGGGCGGTTCGTGCGGTCGGCGTGATCGGCACCGGCACGATGGCGACCGGGATCGCGGAGGTGTTCGCCAAGCGCGGGTACGACGTCGTCCTCCGCGCGCGCACCACCGAGAAGGCCGAGGCCGCGGTGGCGCGGATCGCGAAGTCGGTGAACCGGGCGGTATCGAAGGGCAAGCTTTCCGAGTCCGACGGCGCCGCGGCGCTGGCCAGGACCGCGCCGGTCGCCGGCTTCGACGCGCTGTCCGGTGTGGACCTGGTGGTCGAGGCGGTGGCCGAGGACCTCGCGGTCAAGCAGGAGGTGTTCGCCGCGCTGGACGCGGTCGCGAAGCCGGGCGCGATCCTCGCGACGACGACCTCGTCGCTGCCGGTGATCGAGTGCGCGGCCGCGACCGAGCGCCCCGGCGACGTGGTCGGGCTGCACTTCTTCAACCCGGCGCCGGTGATGAAGCTGGTCGAGGTGGTGCGCACGGTCGCCACCGCACCCGACGTGGTGGCCACCGCGCACGCGGTCTGCGCGGCGATCGGCAAGCACCCGGTGCACTGCGGTGACCGGGCCGGCTTCATCGTGAACGCGCTGCTCTTCCCGTACCTGAACGACGCGGTGAAGATGCTCGAGGCGCACTACGCGCAGGCCGCGGACATCGACATCGCGATGAAGGTCGGGTGCGGGCTGCCGATGGGCCCGTTCGAGCTGCTGGACGTCGTCGGGCTCGACGTGTCGCTGGCGATCCAGCGGACGCTGTTCAACGAGTTCCGCGAGGAGGGCTTCGCACCCGCGCCGCTGCTGGAACACCTCGTCACGGCCGGGCGGCTGGGCCGCAAGACGGGGAAGGGGTTCGCGGACTACACCGCTCAGTGACCGCAGCCGCAGGCGCCGCCGCAGCAACCGCCGCCCGCGGGCGCGCCTGCGGCGGAACCGGTCAGGGCGACGGTCGTGAGCAGCTTGACCGTGTCCGTGTGGCCCTCGGGGCAGGTCGCGGGCGCGCTCGACTCGCTCATCGGCCGGTTCACCTCGAAGGTGCCGGTGCATTCGCGACAGCGGTAGGCGTAGGTCGGCATGTCGTCATTATCGGGTAAGGCGTGCGCTCGGAGCCACTTTCCTGCCAAGCTGACCATGTGGAGCTGCCAACGCTGTCCGGCCAGGGGCATCTCGCCGAGGTTGTGCCGTCGGTCCTCGCGACGCTGGGTGTGCCTGGTTGCGTCGACACGCTAGGCCTGCCCGATGCTGCCGGAGTCTGTGTGTTGCTGATCGACGGTCTGGGTTCGGAGCTGCTGCGCGCGCACGCCGACGACGCGCCGGTGCTGACCGAGCTCGCGAAGGCGACGCTGACGGTCGGCTGCCCGTCGACGACGGTCGCCGGGCTGGCCGCGATCGGGACCGGGGTCGCGTCGGGGGAGCACGGGATGGCGGGGTACACCTTCGAGGTGCCTGGTTGTGGTGTGCTCAACGCCTTGCGCTGGCGCGAGCATCCCGGCGGCGGCGAGCTGGACCTGCGGCCGGAGGACGTCCAGCCGTTGCCCACGACGTTCGAGCGGGCGGCCGCGGCGGGTGTCGAGGCGGTGGTGGTGGCCGAGGCGAAGTTCGCGAACTCGCCGCTGACGCGGGCGGTGCAGCGCGGCGCGGAGTACCGCGGCGTGTACGCGATGGGTGACCTGGCCGCGGAGACGCTGCGCGCCCTGCGCGAGTCGCCTGGGTTCTGCTACGCCTACCACGGCCAGCTGGACGAGCTCGGTCACCGGTACGGCCCGGGTTCGCCGGCGTGGGTGATGCAGCTGAGGCAGGTCGACCGGCTCGTCGAGTTGCTTGTGGACGGTCTGCCGCCCGGCCGGGTGCTGGCCGTGGTGGCCGACCACGGGATGGTCGCGCTGGGCGCCAACGTGATCGACATCGACGTGACGCCGGAGTTGCGGTCCGGAGTGCGGGCGTTCGGTGGGGACCCGCGGGTGCGGCACGTGTACACCGAGCCCGGCGCGGCGGAGGACGTGCTGGCCACGTGGCGCTCGGTGCTGGGTCCGCGGGCGTGGGTGACGCGCCGGGACGAGGCGATCGCGGCGGGCTGGCTGGGGCCGCGCGTGAGCGACCGGGTGCGCTCCCGCTTCGGCGACGTGATAGCCGCCGCCCGGGACGACTTCGGGATGCTGCGCCGCACGGCCGAGCCGCTGGAGTCGAAGCTGATCGGCCAACACGGCTCCATGACGCCCGCCGAGCAACTGGTCCCGCTGGCGATCGCGCACCGCTGAGCCGCTGATCGGCGGGTGCCGTCGGCGGTTGCGCGCCCTTGAGGCACCGCGCCTCGTTCTGCCGGCGATTGGCCGCCGCTGAAGGGCCGAGCGACTGGGCGCCGCTGGTGATTGCGCACGGTTGGGCGCTGAGCGCCTGGCCCCGCTGGCGGTTGCGCGCCGCTGAGGCGCGGAGCGCGGGGGTTCGCCGGCCGGTCGCCCACGGTTGTGGCGCTGGGCGAGGGGCCCGCTGGCGGTTGCGCACCGTTCAGGGGCTGAGCGACTGGGTGCCGCTGGCGGTTGCGAACCGTTGAGGCGCTGGGCGGCTGGTGGCGCTGAGGGCCGAGCGACTGGGTGCCGCTGGCGGTTGCGGACCGGCAGGGCGCTGAGCGCCTGGCCCCGTCGGCGATTGCGCGCCGTTGAGGCGCCGAACGGCTGGCCCCGCTGGCGGTTGCGCCACTGAGGCGCTGCGGGCTGGCCCCGCTGGCGGTTGCGTAGTTGGGGCGCTGGGCGGCTGGTGCCGCTGGCGGTTGCGCACCGTTGAGGCGCCGGTTCCGCGCGGGCTGCTGTCAGTCGTCGATCGGGGGCAGGTGGGCGGCGCGGAGCCGCTCGCTCGGCGTGGGATCCCGGTCGGCCGGATCCCCCTTGCCGTGGAACCCCCGGTGGCTGGATTCCCGTCAATCGGGGAGCCGCGACCGTCGAATTCCTGCCGGCCGTTTGCCTTGGACGTGGATCGGGGCAGGCGGCGTGGAATCCCCGCCGGCTCAGGGCTTCGGCCGGCGCAGGCCGTCCAGCAGCACGGTGAGCAGCCGCTCGGCCGTCTCGTCGTTGCCTTCCGCGGCCACGCCCACCCCGTGCCCCAGCAGGAGCAGGTCGCGCGGTCGCACGTCGTCGCGGATGGCGCCGCTTTCCTGCGCCCGGCTGAGCAGCACTGCGGCGGCGTCGTTGATCAGCGTCTTGCACACGGCGAACGTCTCGGAATCCCGGTCCATCGCCGCCTTCAGCGTGGCCGCCAGCCCGCGCTTGTGCAGCACGAACGCGACCTGCTCGCGCATCCACAGCTCCAGCGCCTCCGCTGGCTCGTGCTCCTCCAGCAACTTGTGTGCGGCGGAGCTCAGCCGCTCGATGTCGTCGCGGTAGACGGCTTCGATGAGCGTCTCCCTGGTGGGGAAGTGCCGGTAGAGGGTGCCCGCGCCCACGCAGGCCCGGCGCGCGATGTCGTCCAGCGGGGCGTCCGGTCCGTGCTCCCGGAACGCCTCGCGAGCCGTGACCAGGATCCGTTCGTAGTTGCGCCGCGCGTCAGCCCGCATCGGCCGCGGTGCCGCCATGCGCCTCACCCTCAAAACCGGACACATTCTCCGGATGCCCTTGCGCAACCGGAGACATTCTCCATATGCTAGCTCCATCGAAGCGGAGAGTTTGTCCGCTTCTGTCGTCCTCTTTCGACGGAGACTTCTTGTCTGAGACAACGCTGCCCGCGTCCGGCACGGCTGTCGCCGCGACCGCGGCGCGGCCACGCCCCGGCGTGGTGCTGGCAACCCTGCTCACCTGCCAGCTGATGATCGTCCTCGACATCACCGTCATGAACGTCGCGCTGCCCCGGATCCAGGCTGACCTCGGGTTCACCGCGGCCTCGCTGAGCTGGGTGATGTCGAGCTACACCCTCGTCTTCGGTGGTCTGTTGCTGCTCGGCGGACGCGCGGGCGACCTCTTCGGTCGCAAGCGGATGTTCGCCGGCGGCGTGCTGCTGTTCACCGCCGCCTCGCTCGCCGGCGGCCTGGCCGGATCGGCCGAGTGGCTGATCGTGGCGCGGATCGCGCAGGGCCTCGG carries:
- a CDS encoding alkaline phosphatase family protein, which encodes MELPTLSGQGHLAEVVPSVLATLGVPGCVDTLGLPDAAGVCVLLIDGLGSELLRAHADDAPVLTELAKATLTVGCPSTTVAGLAAIGTGVASGEHGMAGYTFEVPGCGVLNALRWREHPGGGELDLRPEDVQPLPTTFERAAAAGVEAVVVAEAKFANSPLTRAVQRGAEYRGVYAMGDLAAETLRALRESPGFCYAYHGQLDELGHRYGPGSPAWVMQLRQVDRLVELLVDGLPPGRVLAVVADHGMVALGANVIDIDVTPELRSGVRAFGGDPRVRHVYTEPGAAEDVLATWRSVLGPRAWVTRRDEAIAAGWLGPRVSDRVRSRFGDVIAAARDDFGMLRRTAEPLESKLIGQHGSMTPAEQLVPLAIAHR
- a CDS encoding TetR/AcrR family transcriptional regulator; the protein is MAAPRPMRADARRNYERILVTAREAFREHGPDAPLDDIARRACVGAGTLYRHFPTRETLIEAVYRDDIERLSSAAHKLLEEHEPAEALELWMREQVAFVLHKRGLAATLKAAMDRDSETFAVCKTLINDAAAVLLSRAQESGAIRDDVRPRDLLLLGHGVGVAAEGNDETAERLLTVLLDGLRRPKP